The following are encoded together in the Penicillium digitatum chromosome 3, complete sequence genome:
- a CDS encoding Helix-loop-helix DNA-binding produces the protein MYEEMGSFTEDISRRFSLPSSTSVAASDVGEERRLPPLPQILPLPPRGPFSPFNVKDTLVPNTPGPQETFQFKSPWAATELITTPPSPANSAEGSWQESFAMPKSNSVDWPNDLSQTEIMALVAPQNLNRKAPLQQLCGRKRKGSTQSTEDDQREKHRIAEGNRRSNLSELHRQLDSRIHDFFLERAGWNPSKSLTQSKEHIVQGAIYLIDFMLAIIVHLIRQEQVTPQLSEKLQPQVRCMQLQQLVSSLQQQNLTIQQQIKATKAENEILADRNRALEFQLKSYEQMFRSPKSECTSPGPVLEFPEHKRQKKNGLPGMRVLCDEVATSLPSEAPYAVQYYDSMPSSTHHSFSNSYLTATPPMTGPASPAFPPSQSSSLSFPPPSRRPSLIASP, from the exons ATGTATGAAGAAATGGGTTCTTTTACTGAAGACATCTCTCGCCGCTTCTCTCTGCC GTCTAGCACCAGTGTGGCTGCCTCTGACGTAGGCGAGGAGCGCCGACTGCCCCCTCTTCCTCAGATTTTGCCGCTGCCACCCCGCGGTCCTTTCAGCCCATTCAATGTGAAGGACACCCTTGTTCCTAATACCCCAGGGCCCCAGGAGACTTTCCAATTCAAGTCACCATGGGCGGCTACCGAGCTCATCACTACACCTCCCTCACCGGCGAACTCTGCCGAGGGCTCTTGGCAAGAGTCATTTGCCATGCCAAAGTCCAACTCGGTCGATTGGCCCAATGATCTCTCCCAGACCGAGATCATGGCTCTGGTAGCCCCACAGAATCTCAACCGCAAGGCCCCCCTACAGCAGCTTTGTGGCCGCAAGCGCAAGGGCAGTACCCAATCTACCGAGGATGACCAGCGCGAGAAGCACCGCATTGCTGAGGGCAACCGTCGCAGCAATCTCAGCGAGCTGCATCGCCAGTTAGACAGCCGCATCCATGATTTTTTCCTCGAGCGTGCAGGCTGGAACCCTTCCAAGAGCCTGACTCAATCCAAGGAGCACATCGTGCAAGGAGCCATCTACCTAATTGACTTCATGCTAGCCATTATCGTCCACCTTATCCGTCAGGAACAGGTCACCCCACAGCTCTCAGAGAAGCTGCAACCCCAGGTCCGCTGCATGCAGCTGCAGCAACTAGTCAGCTCCCTACAGCAACAAAATCTGACGATCCAGCAACAGATCAAGGCCACCAAGGCCGAGAACGAGATTCTCGCTGACCGCAACCGTGCCCTGGAGTTCCAGCTCAAGTCCTACGAGCAGATGTTCCGTTCCCCCAAGTCCGAATGCACCTCCCCTGGCCCCGTCCTTGAGTTCCCCGAACACAAACGCCAGAAGAAGAATGGCCTACCTGGCATGCGCGTGCTCTGCGATGAGGTTGCTACTAGCTTGCCCTCCGAGGCTCCCTATGCCGTTCAGTACTATGACTCCATGCCTAGCTCGACTCACCACTCATTCAGCAATTCCTACCTCACTGCCACCCCGCCTATGACTGGTCCTGCTTCTCCTGCTTTTCCCCCTTCTCAGTCGTCCTCTCTTTCGTTCCCGCCGCCATCCCGTCGCCCCTCTCTCATTGCATCTCCATAA
- a CDS encoding YCII-like protein → MSSAPAKREFLCILPDKPGAQAKRLEVRPNHLEGVKPLVASGAIVAGGAMLNAHPADGETPSFKGSMMLAVAENEAQVLELLSKDIYTVSGVWDLENAQIIPFKSAVREAL, encoded by the exons ATGTCTTCTGCCCCTGCTAAGAGAGAGTTCCTCTGCATCCTGCCCGATAAGCCCGGCGCGCAGGCGAAGCGCCTTGAGGTTCGCCC TAACCACCTTGAGGGGGTTAAGCCGCTCGTTGCGTCTGGTGCTATTGTTGCTGGTG GTGCAATGCTCAATGCTCACCCTGCCGATGGTGAGACCCCCTCTTTCAAGGGAAGCATGATGCTTGCTGTTGCAGAGAACGAGGCTCAGGTGCTTGAGCTGCTTAGCAAGGATATCTATACCGTTTCTGGGGTGTGGGATTTGGAGAACGCGCAGATCATTCCG TTCAAGTCTGCCGTTCGCGAGGCTTTGTAG
- a CDS encoding Ubiquinone biosynthesis protein, putative, with amino-acid sequence MSAALRVPLRALKIDPATVIGKTSKPSTSSFLLALNSPLGQSASSGILDASSWGRSVSSQGSTVAASRRSFSVKGSPLLYAETESKHKSENGSNVNSLQRSAIKWFFLGSILGLGAVTFSDQVEHAFQAAKRSGRVVGTLAVCINDYRITLKRDASSPEEHNALISACHKRCAERTLRVLEKNGSIFIKLGQHLSSMGYLLPIEWTSTFIPLQDRCPVSSIESIGELFRKDTGQDMNELFSSFESTPIGAASLAQVHIATLKDTGQKVAVKVQHPALDEWVPLDLALTRFTFSMLKRFFPDYDLEWLSKEMDLSLPQELDFRREAQNATHASEYFQKHSDTPLVIPKVIWSRKRILVMEYIAGHRPDDLEYLDANNIDRDEVSAALAHIFNEMIFGDNAPLHCDPHGGNIAIRPNHTRSHPNFDIVLYDHGLYRDIDRDLRRNYAKMWLAVLDADLPRMREFAYKVAGVTDKQFPLFASAITGRDYSVLTKESVVSTRTAKEKDDISDALGEGMLQELVVLLGQVPRIILLILKTNDLTRSLDENLHTRQGPMRSFLILARYATRTVFEEQLELIKESGGVFRNFFRFMYAYTSYLRVEVKLSVYESLLSLKTRFGLRSG; translated from the exons ATGAGCGCAGCGCTTCGCGTGCCGTTGCGTGCACTCAAGATTGATCCCGCTACGGTGATCGGGAAAACGTCCAAACCCTCGACATCCTCGTTCCTTCTGGCCTTGAACTCGCCGCTAGGACAGTCGGCCTCCTCCGGTATACTTGACGCTTCATCTTGGGGTCGTTCAGTGTCTTCCCAGGGCTCGACCGTCGCCGCTTCACGCCGTTCTTTCTCAGTTAAGGGTTCTCCTCTCTTGTATGCGGAGACTGAGAGCAAGCACAAGTCTGAAAACGGGTCCAATGTGAATTCATTGCAGCGGAGTGCTATCAAATGGTTTTTTCTTGGAAGTATCCTCGGTTTGGGTGCAGTGACGTTCTCCGATCAAGTGGAGCATGCGTTCCAGGCAGCGAAACGCAGTGGGCGCGTTGTTGGCACACTTGCTGTCTGTATCAACGA CTACCGTATAACCCTGAAACGAGACGCCTCGTCCCCCGAAGAACATAACGCACTGATTAGCGCCTGCCACAAGCGATGCGCCGAACGTACACTCCGTGTCCTAGAAAAGAATGGATCGATTTTCATCAAATTAGGCCAACATCTCAGCAGCATGGGCTACCTGCTTCCCATCGAATGGACCTCGACCTTCATCCCACTCCAGGACAGATGCCCCGTCTCGTCAATTGAATCAATTGGCGAGTTATTCCGCAAGGACACAGGCCAGGATATGAATGAGTTGTTCTCCTCTTTTGAATCGACACCCATCGGTGCTGCATCCCTGGCACAGGTTCACATTGCTACATTGAAGGACACCGGACAGAAGGTCGCGGTCAAAGTCCAGCATCCCGCGCTGGACGAATGGGTGCCGCTGGACTTGGCTTTGACTCGATTCACTTTCTCCATGCTGAAGCGCTTTTTCCCTGATTATGATTTGGAATGGTTGTCTAAGGAAATGGATTTATCGCTACCACAAGAGCTGGACTTCCGCAGGGAAGCCCAGAATGCCACTCATGCTAGCGAGTACTTCCAAAAGCACTCCGATACCCCACTGGTCATTCCCAAGG TGATCTGGTCCCGAAAACGGATCCTCGTCATGGAGTACATCGCAGGCCACCGCCCCGACGACCTGGAGTACCTTGACGCCAACAATATCGACCGCGACGAAGTCTCCGCTGCTCTCGCACACATTTTCAACGAGATGATCTTCGGCGACAACGCTCCACTTCACTGCGATCCGCACGGCGGCAACATCGCCATCCGCCCGAACCACACTCGCTCACACCCCAACTTCGACATCGTCCTCTATGACCACGGTCTCTACCGCGACATCGACCGCGACCTGCGTCGCAACTATGCCAAAATGTGGTTAGCCGTTCTCGATGCGGACTTGCCGCGGATGCGCGAGTTCGCGTACAAGGTCGCCGGCGTCACGGACAAGCAATTCCCGCTCTTTGCCAGCGCAATCACCGGCCGAGACTACAGCGTTCTCACGAAGGAAAGCGTCGTTTCCACGCGAACGGCTAAAGAGAAAGATGACATCTCCGATGCGTTGGGTGAAGGCATGCTACAAGAACTGGTTGTCTTGCTAGGCCAGGTTCCGCGGATTATCCTTCTTATCTTGAAGACCAATGACCTCA CTCGCAGCCTAGACGAAAACCTTCACACACGCCAGGGTCCAATGCGCTCTTTCTTGATCCTCGCGCGGTATGCCACACGCACTGTCTTTGAAGAGCAGTTGGAGCTCATCAAGGAGTCTGGTGGTGTCTTCCGTAACTTCTTCCGCTTCATGTATGCCTACACGAGCTACCTTCGCGTCGAAGTCAAGTTGTCTGTTTATGAGTCTCTGCTGTCCTTGAAGACTCGCTTCGGTCTCCGGAGCGGTTAG
- a CDS encoding Beta-lactamase-like protein yields MPPISSTCQACADSKVRCVRESDIACNRCIRLGKECVFRRTGRRFKGFHKDRKIAALESKINELKANQRGPEGNDTNTSTRSISSVDGDAALENIVSRDLLGIETAERYLSIFKTKLTPHFPFVVVPPDVSIQQLRQEKPFLSLAILASASYKNMPLQRTLGNEVKKVVASRMVIGGEISFELLQGLLVFLAWSHYHSRPHRYTQFLQLAIGLMIDLRLDRPPQTRTWKTELRFGLHYKLQNQTFHRPSWGSHEQRAVLGCYYLSSSIAMFVQKKSTILRLPYQEECCKTLHEANEYPHDKYIKYVIQLQFIAEKIDDLSAKHGLDSEISGSGSELYITNLKLDLEAFYQHLPFDINESILLAIQYHATGLCLYQIALNLTNQEPQSSFGSKSWRDELSLSAFISANSIINLYIQLPSNEEVGFNNTQWVQIAFALLVSYRYIVATPKPDQTAAFLKTLSKLRSRVRALSTSDIDMNGARDAFFDFMNRIVRIENWLREQGIQEDESHSDESFEDFQQTLCLEPTQFDGSTGAAAHLDIPFGNEFSSSADDFQIPPDFLFAFSFEQILGEQV; encoded by the exons ATGCCTCCCATATCTAGTACATGTCAGGCTTGTGCGGATTCGAAAGTGCGATGTGTCCGGGAAAGTGATATCGCATGTAATCG GTGTATTCGTTTGGGAAAAGAATGTGTGTTTCGCCGGACTGGTCGTCGATTTAAGGGCTTCCACAAGGACCG TAAGATCGCGGCCCTCGAGTCAAAGATCAATGAACTGAAGGCCAATCAGCGTGGTCCAGAAGGAAATGACACCAACACAAGCACGCGCAGCATATCATCAGTTGATGGCGATGCCGCGCTTGAAAACATTGTCAGTCGAGACTTGCTTGGCATAGAGACCGCCGAAAGGTACCTAAGCATATTCAAGACGAAACTGACTCCACATTTCCCATTTGTGGTTGTGCCTCCTGATGTATCTATCCAGCAGCTCCGTCAGGAGAAGCCTTTTCTATCCTTAGCAATTCTTGCGTCAGCTTCGTACAAAAACATGCCACTGCAACGGACGCTGGGGAATGAAGTTAAGAAAGTCGTTGCATCACGCATGGTCATCGGCGGGGAAATCTCCTTTGAGTTGCTGCAAGGGTTGTTGGTATTCCTTGCATG GTCGCATTATCACTCTCGGCCACACCGTTATACTCAATTCCTTCAACTGGCTATAGGCCTCATGATAGATTTGCGCTTGGATCGTCCACCGCAAACACGGACGTGGAAGACAGAGTTACGCTTTGGGCTTCATTATAAACTGCAGAATCAGACATTTCATCGGCCTTCTTGGGGAAGCCATGAGCAGAGGGCTGTCTTGGGTTGTTACTATTTGTCGTCATC GATTGCGATGTTTGTGCAAAAGAAATCTACTATTTTGCGTCTCCCGTACCAGGAAGAGTGTTGCAAGACTCTCCACGAAGCCAACGAATATCCCCACGACAAATACATCAAATATGTGATACAACTCCAGTTTATTGCAGAAAAAATCGATGATCTATCTGCAAAGCATGGACTTGACTCGGAAATTTCTGGATCGGGGTCAGAGCTCTACATCACCAATCTGAAGTTGGATCTGGAGGCATTTTACCAGCATCTACCCTTCGATATCAACGAAAGCA TTCTTCTCGCGATACAATACCACGCAACGGGACTTTGTCTATACCAAATAGCTCTCAACCTCACCAACCAAGAGCCTCAATCATCCTTTGGGTCTAAGTCCTGGAGAGATGAACTGTCGCTCTCGGCATTTATCTCAGCCAACTCGATTATCAATCTGTACATCCAACTTCCATCCAATGAGGAGGTCGGATTCAACAACACGCAATGGGTACAGATAGCATTTGCCTTGCTAGTATCCTATAGATACATTGTGGCAACCCCCAAGCCTGATCAAACTGCTGCCTTCCTAAAGACCCTGTCTAAACTGAGATCAAGGGTTCGGGCTTTGTCGACTTCTGATATAGACATGAACGGCGCTCGAGATGCTTTCTTCGACTTTATGAACCGGATCGTTCGAATTGAGAACTGGCTCAGGGAACAAGGTATACAAGAAGATGAGTCCCACAGCGATGAGAGCTTTGAAGACTTTCAGCAGACACTATGCTTAGAGCCGACACAGTTTGACGGGTCCACGGGGGCTGCAGCGCATCTTGATATCCCCTTCGGGAATGAGTTTTCATCTTCGGCGGACGACTTTCAAATTCCCCCAGATTttctctttgctttttcttttgagcAGATTCTGGGTGAACAGGTGTGA
- a CDS encoding Anp1 — MLLPKGGVNWKSAKARLPPWRAIIVLLTRTRFLVSIALTGLLILMWRGVSRSASEMQSFYCYGSNKSPMEMTINEMVEWSAHAQTPVLFNRHEPYEVNSTSITDLDLNPIKSTSKAVLNRERVLILTPLRDAAPYLAKYFDLLYKLSYPHELIDLAFLVGDCKDDTLANLASELDRIQNHVEEKVRFRSATVIQKNFGADIEMTVAERHSFAAQGPRRKAIARARNYLLYSALKADHSWVYWRDVDITDCPERILEDFMAHDKDILVPNIWFHRYNQDGHDIEGRFDYNSWIESDKGRRLRATLPTDTVLAEGYKEYDTGRTYMVSMGDWRNNKDDEVELDGIGGVNILVKADVHRSGINFPAYAFENQAETEGFARMAKRAGYQVVGLPNYVVWHIDTDEKPGNLGDRKAF; from the exons ATGTTGTTGCCAAAGGGGGGTGTTAATTGGAAATCGGCCAAGGCCAGATTGCCGCCATGGAGGGCAATCATCGTTTTATTAACACGGACTCGCTTCTTGGTCTCCATAGCCTTGACGGGACTACTGATTCTCATGTGGCGCGGTGTCAGCCGGTCTGCATCAGAGATGCAAAG CTTCTACTGCTATGGTTCCAACAAGTCACCCATGGAGATGACCATTAATGAGATGGTCGAGTGGAGTGCGCACGCCCAGACCCCCGTTCTCTTCAACCGCCACGAACCCTACGAAGTCAACTCCACCTCCATCACCGATCTCGACCTGAATCCCATCAAGTCCACCTCCAAGGCCGTCCTAAACCGCGAACGTGTACTCATCCTGACTCCTCTCCGAGATGCTGCTCCTTATCTGGCCAAATACTTCGATCTCCTCTACAAACTGTCTTACCCCCATGAGTTGATCGATTTGGCCTTCCTCGTTGGTGACTGCAAAGACGACACCCTTGCCAACCTCGCTTCCGAACTCGACCGCATCCAGAACCATGTTGAGGAAAAAGTTCGCTTCCGCAGTGCAACAGTCATTCAGAAGAATTTCGGTGCCGACATTGAGATGACAGTGGCAGAGCGACACTCGTTCGCCGCGCAGGGTCCACGGCGCAAGGCTATCGCACGTGCCCGGAACTACCTGCTCTACTCCGCTCTGAAGGCAGATCACTCCTGGGTATACTGGCGTGACGTGGACATCACCGACTGTCCCGAGCGTATCCTGGAGGACTTCATGGCCCATGACAAGGACATCCTCGTGCCAA ACATTTGGTTCCACCGTTACAACCAGGATGGCCATGATATTGAGGGTCGCT TTGACTACAACTCATGGATCGAATCCGACAAGGGCCGCCGCCTGCGCGCGACTCTGCCTACCGACACCGTTCTGGCCGAAGGCTACAAAGAGTACGACACCGGCCGTACCTATATGGTCAGCATGGGCGACTGGAGAAACAACAAGGATGACGAGGTAGAGCTTGACGGAATTGGTGGTGTCAACATCCTCGTCAAGGCTGATGTGCACCGCTCCGGTATCAACTTCCCCGCATACGCTTTCGAAAACCAAGCCGAGACTGAAGGTTTCGCCCGCATGGCCAAACGAGCTGGCTACCAGGTGGTTGGGCTGCCCAACTACGTGGTCTGGCACATTGATACCGACGAAAAGCCCGGCAACCTTGGAGACCGTAAAGCGTTCTAG
- a CDS encoding Protein ecm33, which yields MPHAVLASSLLTHCEFSCSNIPISLIEPIMSLKYILPALAASQAVFAASCNDTVIHTQSDADGINTCTTIKGDITIDKSYSGDLAINGVEKITGGLICNGGQNVTSITAGSLASIGKAFDLEGLTTLTLLSFAELDSVGSINWEALPQLQSLSFAKGVTQAGDVSIANTGLTDLNGITLKTVGTFSIQNNRELKTININNLQNATDLISFSGNYDTLEVNLPNLGTGTNMTFQNISSVSLPSLEKLTGQLGFWGTKFETFSAPNLTQTGDLVFKDNSKLSNISMPVLKTVDGGFNIARDDKLSTISLPALQRVNGAIDFSGTFNKLALGALKDVEGSFNMQSTRGNFSCDDLHKLKNDDVIKGSFKCDATNNNPTTANGASGTSSSPSSSSSSSSSTSSGAAFMNGANVPVVGLAAIFGVLAQLL from the exons ATGCCGCATGCGGTACt CGCTTCTTCTCTACTCACTCATTGCGAATTTTCCTGCTCCAACATTCCCATATCTCTAATCG AACCTATCATGTCTCTCAAGTACATCCTCCCCGCGCTGGCCGCTAGCCAGGCTGTTTTCGCTGCCT CCTGCAACGATACCGTGATCCATACCCAGAGCGATGCTGATGGAATCAACACTTGCACCACCATCAAGGGTGATATAACCATTGACAAGTCCTACAGCGGTGATCTCGCGATCAACGGTGTCGAGAAGATCACCGGTGGTCTGATCTGCAATGGTGGTCAGAACGTCACTTCCATCACTGCTGGCTCTCTTGCCTCGATCGGAAAGGCCTTCGATTTGGAGGGCCTCACCACTCTCACCCTGCTTAGCTTCGCCGAGCTCGACTCCGTTGGTTCCATCAACTGGGAGGCTCTCCCGCAGCTCCAGTCGCTCTCTTTCGCCAAGGGTGTCACCCAGGCTGGCGATGTCAGCATTGCCAACACTGGTCTGACTGACCTGAATGGCATCACCCTCAAGACTGTCGGTACCTTCAGCATCCAGAACAACCGTGAACTGAAAAccatcaacatcaacaacCTTCAGAACGCCACCGATCTGATTAGCTTCTCGGGTAACTACGATACCCTCGAAGTCAACCTTCCCAACCTGGGCACCGGTACCAACATGACCTTCCAGAACATCTCCTCAGTTTCCCTGCCCTCTCTTGAGAAGCTTACTGGTCAGCTCGGATTCTGGGGTACCAAATTCGAGACTTTCTCCGCTCCTAACCTGACCCAGACTGGTGATCTGGTCTTCAAGGATAACTCGAAGTTGTCCAACATCAGCATGCCCGTCCTGAAGACCGTTGACGGTGGATTCAACATTGCCCGTGATGACAAGCTCTCTACCATCAGCCTACCGGCCTTGCAGCGTGTTAACGGTGCTATTGACTTTAGCGGTACCTTCAACAA GCTTGCTCTTGGTGCTCTCAAGGATGTTGAGGGTAGCTTCAACATGCAGAGCACCCGCGGTAACTTCAGCTGTGACGATCTCCACAAGCTGAAGAACGACGATGTTATCAAGGGTAGCTTCAAGTGTGATGCTACCAACAACAACCCCACCACGGCCAACGGCGCCTCCGGTACCTCCAGCTCTCCCAGCAGCTCTTCCAGCAGCTCTTCCAGCACTAGCTCCGGTGCTGCCTTCATGAACGGTGCCAACGTCCCCGTTGTCGGCCTTGCCGCTATCTTCGGTGTCCTCGCTCAGCTTCTGTAG
- a CDS encoding Iron-sulfur cofactor synthesis protein (Isu1), putative encodes MFKRLVTVAPRVGSVATRSALSPLTGLQSAQPATRRAAPAPAQQRRGYHEKVLDHYNNPRNVGSMQKGDQDVGTGLVGAPACGDVMKLQIRVNKDSGRIDDVVFKTFGCGSAIASSSYLTELVRGMTLDEAGRVKNTDVARELCLPPVKLHCSMLAEDAIKSAIANYYTKNPNTRATDLSGTGGVIPDVKAETAGSPAASI; translated from the exons ATGTTCAAACGCCTAGTCACTGTTGCTCCCCGCGTCGGCTCTGTCGCAACTCGCAGCGCCCTTTCTCCCCTCACTGGCCTGCAATCCGCTCAACCCGCCACCCGCCGTGCTGCTCCCGCCCCAGCTCAACAGCGCAGAGGCTACCATGAGAAGGTTCTCGACCACTACAACAACCCCCGCAATGTTGGATCCATGCAGAAGGGTGATCAGGACGTGGGTACCGGTCTTGTCGGTGCGCCGGCCTGTGGCGATGTCATGAAATTGCAGATCCGCGTCAACAAGGACTCTGGTCGTATCGATGACGTTGTCTTCAAGACTTTCGGCTGTGGTAGTGCTATCGCTTCGTCCAGTTATCTGACCGAGCTCGTGCGCGGTATGACCTTAGACGAGGCTGGCAGAGTGAAGAACACCGATGTGGCGAGGGAGCTGTGTCTCCCCCCTGTCAAGT TGCACTGCTCCATGCTTGCCGAGGATGCTATCAAGTCTGCCATTGCCAACTACTACACCAAGAACCCCAACACCCGTGCCACCGATCTGTCCGGGACGGGTGGCGTCATTCCTGATGTCAAGGCTGAGACTGCCGGCAGCCCGGCTGCTTCCATTTAA